The Cucumis melo cultivar AY chromosome 5, USDA_Cmelo_AY_1.0, whole genome shotgun sequence genome has a segment encoding these proteins:
- the LOC127143805 gene encoding uncharacterized protein LOC127143805 isoform X1 has translation MDLDAFLPTSSHLDLYFRPSKRAQIGAPIVFGGREFEQECTPSFEALSGECLFEIFRHLHSPRVRSSGARVWKRWLMLLSTRQNLQDTAYIRLQDHGDDEYYPGGSFYSNPMDLDAFLPTSSHVDLYFCPSKRALICAPVVFGGGEFEQDCTPSIQALPDECLFEIFRHPHSARERSSCAGVSKRWLMLLSTIRKAEICKSRSTCISQMVECSNVEQQNTEFDEISVVNCDEDQEDESNGFLTRCLDGKKATDVRLAAIAVGTSGRGGLGNFQFEEVTLLVELPTLVFRPLPTVALLFGCFLCGMYLLEPNLQHRFKEMVDFLVEEWEEEGLYY, from the exons ATGGATTTGGATGCCTTTCTACCAACTTCCTCTCATCTCGATCTGTATTTTCGTCCCAGTAAGAGAGCTCAAATCGGTGCGCCGattgtgtttggaggaagagaATTTGAGCAGGAGTGTACGCCATCCTTTGAAGCTCTTTCAGGTGAATGTCTCTTTGAGATTTTCAGGCATCTCCACAGTCCTAGAGTGAGGAGCTCTGGTGCCCGTGTCTGGAAACGGTGGCTTATGCTTTTGAGTACAAGACAAAATTTGCAAGATACGGCCTACATCCGCTTGCAGGACCATG GTGATGATGAATATTACCCTGGGGGTTCCTTTTATTCGAACCCCATGGATTTGGATGCATTTCTACCAACTTCCTCTCATGTCGATCTGTATTTTTGTCCTAGTAAGAGAGCTCTAATCTGTGCGCCGGTTGTGTTTGGAGGAGGAGAATTTGAGCAGGACTGTACGCCATCCATTCAAGCTCTTCCCGATGAATGTCTCTTTGAGATTTTCAGGCATCCCCACAGTGCTAGAGAGAGGAGCTCTTGTGCCGGTGTCTCGAAACGGTGGCTTATGCTTTTGAGTACTATTCGTAAGGCTGAAATTTGCAAGAGCAGAAGCACATGTATCAGTCAGATGGTTGAGTGCTCAAATGTTGAGCAGCAGAATACTGAATTTGATGAGATTTCGGTAGTGAACTGTGATGAAGATCAAGAGGATGAAAGTAATGGTTTTCTTACAAGATGTTTGGACGGCAAGAAAGCTACTGATGTTAGACTTGCTGCTATTGCAGTAGGAACTAGTGGACGAGGGGGATTGGGAAACTTTCAATTTGAGGAAGTAACTCTACTCGTGGAGTTACCAACCTTGGTCTTTCGGCCATTGCCTACAGTTGCCCTTCTCTTTGGATGCTTTCTCTGTGGAATGTACCTGTTGGAACCCAATCTCCAACACAGATTTAAG GAAATGGTAGACTTTCTGGTAGAAGAATGGGAAGAAGAAGGGCTATATTATTAA
- the LOC127143805 gene encoding EIN3-binding F-box protein 1-like isoform X2 codes for MLFFFFIILILCFLQPLLCGKLFFSLILLRSSVAVPMPALVDYGGDDEYYPGGSFYSNPMDLDAFLPTSSHVDLYFCPSKRALICAPVVFGGGEFEQDCTPSIQALPDECLFEIFRHPHSARERSSCAGVSKRWLMLLSTIRKAEICKSRSTCISQMVECSNVEQQNTEFDEISVVNCDEDQEDESNGFLTRCLDGKKATDVRLAAIAVGTSGRGGLGNFQFEEVTLLVELPTLVFRPLPTVALLFGCFLCGMYLLEPNLQHRFKEMVDFLVEEWEEEGLYY; via the exons atgctcttcttcttcttcataatTCTCATTTTGTGTTTTCTTCAACCTCTTCTTTGTGGGAagcttttcttttctcttattCTCCTTCGTAGCTCCGTTGCTGTCCCCATGCCTGCCCTCGTCGATTACGGTG GTGATGATGAATATTACCCTGGGGGTTCCTTTTATTCGAACCCCATGGATTTGGATGCATTTCTACCAACTTCCTCTCATGTCGATCTGTATTTTTGTCCTAGTAAGAGAGCTCTAATCTGTGCGCCGGTTGTGTTTGGAGGAGGAGAATTTGAGCAGGACTGTACGCCATCCATTCAAGCTCTTCCCGATGAATGTCTCTTTGAGATTTTCAGGCATCCCCACAGTGCTAGAGAGAGGAGCTCTTGTGCCGGTGTCTCGAAACGGTGGCTTATGCTTTTGAGTACTATTCGTAAGGCTGAAATTTGCAAGAGCAGAAGCACATGTATCAGTCAGATGGTTGAGTGCTCAAATGTTGAGCAGCAGAATACTGAATTTGATGAGATTTCGGTAGTGAACTGTGATGAAGATCAAGAGGATGAAAGTAATGGTTTTCTTACAAGATGTTTGGACGGCAAGAAAGCTACTGATGTTAGACTTGCTGCTATTGCAGTAGGAACTAGTGGACGAGGGGGATTGGGAAACTTTCAATTTGAGGAAGTAACTCTACTCGTGGAGTTACCAACCTTGGTCTTTCGGCCATTGCCTACAGTTGCCCTTCTCTTTGGATGCTTTCTCTGTGGAATGTACCTGTTGGAACCCAATCTCCAACACAGATTTAAG GAAATGGTAGACTTTCTGGTAGAAGAATGGGAAGAAGAAGGGCTATATTATTAA